One segment of Carya illinoinensis cultivar Pawnee chromosome 1, C.illinoinensisPawnee_v1, whole genome shotgun sequence DNA contains the following:
- the LOC122294651 gene encoding uncharacterized protein LOC122294651 — translation MTIDSGSCENVVSEEVVQKLQLKTDHHPKPYKLSWLNKGSEYDRSVIHDGRKNTYSLNIKGKKIVLAPRREGLTPTSVANNSNLLFMSRFLDEIEHGDVVYALLPCENSAIEVDIELPVEVQRLLAEFSDLMPKDLPPGLPPMRDIQHQIDLIPRSSLPNRLAYHLSPKEAEELQRQVVKLLEMGYIRESMSPCAVPALLVPKKDGYGRMCVDNQAINRITVKETISS, via the exons ATGACCATTGACAGCGGCAGTTGTGAGAATGTAGTGTCCGAGGAGGTTGTTCAGAAATTACAGTTGAAGACGGACCATCATCCTAAGCCATACAAGTTGTCATGGCTAAATAAAGGCAGTGAG TATGACCGTAGTGTCATTCATGATGGACGAAAGAATACGTATTCCCTTAACATCAAGGGAAAAAAGATTGTATTGGCGCCTCGGCGGGAAGGACTCACTCCTACCTCAGTAGCCAATAATTCTAACCTGCTTTTCATGTCCAGGTTTTTAGATGAGATTGAGCATGGAGATGTGGTCTATGCTTTACTACCTTGCGAGAATAGTGCAATAGAAGTGGATATAGAGTTACCAGTAGAGGTGCAGCGGCTGCTAGCAGAGTTCTCTGACTTGATGCCAAAGGATCTTCCTCCTGGGCTACCGCCTATGAGGGATATTCAGCATCAAATTGACCTTATTCCTAGGTCAAGTTTGCCGAATCGACTAGCATATCACCTCAGTCCCAAGGAGGCTGAAGAGTTGCAGCGACAGGTGGTAAAGTTGTTGGAAATGGGCTATATCCGAGAGAGTATGAGCCCATGTGCCGTCCCTGCCCTGCTAGTGCCAAAGAAAGATGGTTATGGGCGTATGTGTGTTGACAACCAAGCGATCAACAGAATTACAGTGAAGGAAACTATATCTAGTTAG